The Jaculus jaculus isolate mJacJac1 chromosome 14, mJacJac1.mat.Y.cur, whole genome shotgun sequence nucleotide sequence ACTAGAAGCCTGAGTGAGGGCTGAGCAGGTCTGGGTTGGAGCGCTTTCCTTTAACATCCAAGGGCAGGTCTAAGGGCTTTATGGTCATCCTTTGAGAGCAGGTAAGGGGGCAACTGCCATGAGATtctgtccagactgacctggcaatAAGACCAAGTTAAATTGGCAAGCCTGTGGTGTTAGGGACAGTAGGGTGGTCAGGGATGGGCAGGTGGCTTTTTCCTTGGAGGTAGTTGGAAAGGTAGACCTACCACTGGAGTAGTTGGGTCATCTTGACAAGCCAGGTACAGCTGAGGCCAGTGGTCAGAAGTGTCCCTCAGATGGTCCACAGAGAGATGCCTGGTGGTCAGCAGAGTACTCAGGTAACCAACCAGAGAGAGTTGATGTGAGCAACCTGAGACGTCTGGCCTGTGGCTACTTTGCAGTTTGATTGTGGAGACAGGTGGCCACTTGGTCTGCTGGAAGCCCCCGGGTGGTCAGGTCCCCAATGGCAGCCTCCCAACTAGCAGCACTGGAAGGAGTGGAATCAGGGACTGGGGAGCCCCGCCTGACGGAGGCCAGCCCAGGTTTCCTGTATTCTGAGGGCCAGCGGCTGGCACTTGAAGCCCTGCTAAGTAAGGGAGTGGAAGCCTTTCGGTTGTGTGTGCAACAAGAGGGCCTGAGGCTCTTCCTGAGCACGGATGAGGCCCAGGCTTTGGCTGTGGCTGCTGAGGACTGGATAGTAGCGGGACAGGATCCTGGAGGGTCAGGTGAAGGAGCCACCACCACTGATGAGGATGTGGACAGCCTTACCTACTGGCCCAGGAAGACCGAGGAGCCAGCGCCCCTGCTGCGGCTGGGCTGGCCGGAGGACACTGCATGGAAAGGCATCACCAGGGCACAGCTCTACACCCAGCCACCATGTGAGGGCCACCCACCCATTAAAGAGCTGGTGCGTGGGGAGATCCAAGCTGCTTGCAAGGTGAGTATGTGGGCACTCCTTCACCACCTCTGTTCCTTATGTGCATGCCAATTCCTGTCCCTTCCCAGAATTTGCAAGGCTAAATCCCTCCTTTCAACCTAGGCTCAGGAGTCCACAACCTGAGTCTCATTCTCACCTCCTCAGATCTGAGGGCCCCTGGTTTTTCCAAGACCTGGGGGTCAAGGATTCATAGGTCCTAAATGGAGCTATGACCTCTGAGTCAGCCATTGCCCTCCACTACCAGAGGCTGTAGCCTTCCCCCTCCACACCATTGGCGCAGTAATCCCCTTCAGTCCCTTGAAACCTTGAAGGGGGggcaggaaatgggcacaccatggactcgccactgcaaaggaactctagatgcatacaccaccatgtgcatctggcttacatgggttctgggaagttgaacttgggtccttcggcttcacaggcaagcaccttaaccactaagccatctctccagccccctaaaaaaaaatttttttttcaaggtatggtttcactctagctcaggctgacctggaattcactacgtagtctcagggtggccttgaactcatggtgatcctcctacctctgcttcccaagtgctgggattaaaggtgtgtgtcaccacgcctggctactaaaaaaatttttttaataagaagatggcttagcggttaaggcgtttgcctgcaaaaccaaaggacttcagttcaattccccagggcctacgtaagccaaatgcacaagatagcacatgcatttggagtcattttgcagtggctggaggtcctggcatgttcattctctccctccctccctctctctctctctctctctctctctctctctctctctgtctgcctctttctcaaacaaataaatatttcttaaaaaattttaagattaagtttagctgggcatggtggtgcatgcctttaatcccagcactcgggaggcagaggtaggatcatctctgagagttcaaggccaccctaagactacatagtgaattccaggttaacctgggctacagtgagaccctacctgggggtggggggagattaaatgtttttatttatttgcaagcagagagagaagatagaataggtgtgccagagccttaggccactgcagatgaactccagatgcatgtgtccctttgtgcatctggctttacgttgttactagggaatcaaacctgggtcattaggccttgcaggcaagtgcctttaccactgagccatctctccagcccatattttaaaattttatttgtgtgtgtgtttgtgtgcatgcccactgcaaaccaacacccATCTAGCTTTTCATGTGtggccggggaattgaacccttgctggaaggctttgtaagcaagtgcctttaacttctgaaccatctttccagataCCCTTTAGGTAGCAGTTGTGGAGGTCTCTGGCTGCCATGCCAAGTGCTCTGAATGGGTTAATGTGCATGGCTTTCTGGGAGCCCTGTCAGGTAGGGATTTGCTCTTGTGCCATAGAgggcatgaggaaactgagacatcCGACAATTTCAGCTCTTGCctatgagtagtctagctggTGACTCAGAGTTGTTACCACAATATTGTGTAAAAAAGGTCCAAGCCCTTGGCCACACCATGGTTCCCAGCATGCTTTGGTGTCCTAGCCCTTCtgaccccagcacccaggatgtTCCTGATGACCCAAATGGACAGCTACTGACCTGAGGCCGTACTGCCCTAGAGATTTTGGGGACAATTGACCAACATGAACATGGGATTTAAGATGACAGTCTTCCAGAAATTGGGAGCTGTCCTCTCCAGGAAGAGCTGCTTGGCTCTCACTCCATGCTCTGGGGTTTCCCTTACAGCCCCTGCACATCCCATGGAAGCCAGGCCCTGAACCTTCCTCCAGAACACGCTGCCACAATGCCCCAATGCCCCCCTCCAGTACTCTAGTGCCCTGCGCTCCATGTCCCatgctctctccccacccccagctggtggccataGTCATGGATATTTTCACCGACCCCGACCTGCTCTCAGACTTAGTGGACGCTGCCACACGACGATGGGTGCCTGTCTATCTGCTGCTCGACCGCCAGCAGCTGCCCTCCTTCctggtgatggctcagcagctgggAGTTAACCCCTGGGCCACTGAGGTAGGAACCTAGGCCAAGGCTTCTGCATTCCCCAGAGTTTGACCCTTCCATGGGTCCTAGGCCACTGGGGTCCCCGGAAATCTGAGCCCCAGACATTGGGCAAAGTGGATGTCTCCCAAGTGGTCTGGGTCGGAGCTGGGTATCACCTAGAGACTCTTGTGGCTTAGTGTTGGCCCTGGGACATTAGGACATCACCTGTGGAGCCATAGGATACCCAGGTAGAGGCTCCGAGTTAACTGTGTGAACTTGAGCAAAGGtccactctccccctccctccagaACCTGGACATCCGCACCGTGCGGGGCCACACCTTCCAGAGCCGCTGGCGACGCCAGGTGACTGGCCATGTGCAGGAGAAATTTGTGCTTCTTGATGGGGACAGGGTCATCTCGGGATCCTACAGGTGAGGTGTCTGCTTCACCCCAACTGTTCCCCCATGGCGTCCTGTACCCAGACCTCCCCTGGCATACACAAAGGACAGTAGGTACCCCTTCTGGGCCCCCTTTTATCATCCTCAGCTGTAAAATAAGCCCACAGGCCCTTAGCTAGAAAGAAGGTATCCTGCTGCAGAGAGTGGGGGGCTAAAGCCAGGCCTGCCTGGGTGAACAGGCCTAGTGAGTGGCCTGGGCTGTGTCTCAATTTCACCCATAAATCCCAATCCAGAAAATAGGTGTGAACTCTGGGCTCCAGATGGCCTGAATTTAGATCCTAGCTCTGCCAGCTACTAGCTGTACTGTGACTTTGGGCACCTTACTTTACCTCTCTGCCTGTTTTGCCATACCTCTTATATATCAGACTGTCTGGGGGGATCTCACATTAGGATGCTAAGCCACTTCCCAGCCCTCTGCCCAGTATCCCCTACCCATTACCACCATCATAATTCCAAAGTCCTCACGAAGTTGCTAGATGCTGCAGggtgcccgccccccccccacgcgCCTGAACAGTAGACCTCTACAATggtaggtgggggtggggggaatcacATTAGCGTCCAGGGAGGACTTCCTGAAACCTCGCTTTCTGTCCCAAATCACTTGGACTTCAGTGGGACTTGGAGACATGCATGTGTTTCTGGCAAGTTCCCACATGTTGGTGCTGCTAGTCCAGTTCCCACTCTGAGAACCACCAGCAGCCCTGGACCATTGTGCTTTGCGGCTTCACTACTTTCCTGGCTTTTCTAGAGGGCAGAGCAGGTGTGGTGCCCAGCACATGACATAAGAAGGCTCTGAAGCCAGACTTGGTGTTGCACACCTGTcgtcccacacttgggaggctgaggcaagaggatcaggaacaCAAACTCattccttagctacatagcaatttggaggtcagcctggactacatgaaaccctgtctcaaaccgcCAAAGCAAGGGGCTGAGGCTGGAGCTtaggtggtagaatgcttgtctagcatgccaagcctctgggctccatccccagcactgcataaactggacttggtggtacacatctgtcatcccaaaacttggggggggggggagatacaaggaccagaagttcaaaaaTCATGCTCAGCTACATACAGAGATAGAGGCCAGTCTGTgctgcatgagatcctgtctcaaaaagaaaacaattgtgggctggagagatggcttagtgattaagacatttgcctgcaaagccaaaggacccaggtttgattccccaggacccacgtaagccaggtgcacaagagacACATTTGTCTAgaatttgtagcagctgaaggccctggcgtgcccattccctctctctcctccctcttctctttctttaataaaaatagaaagaaagaaagaattgtggtgcatgcctttaattctggcacttgggaggtagaggtagggaggatcgctgtgaattctgggtcagcctaggctagagtgagatcctacctcaaaataaacaaataataaaaacgaGTACTGATcccaacttatttttttcaaggtagggtctcactctagcccaggctgtggcgtagctattattattattttttagagagagagagagaattgcattcaaaccccagacacttgtactgcctagtgggcatgtgcagccatgtgcttgactcaccttttgtgcgtctggcttacttaagatctggagagagatcgaacctgggtccttagctttgcaggcaagctccttaactgctaagccatctctccagccctattattattactgtttacCAATATCATGGACTCTGAGGTGCTGCCAGCACAGTGAAGGATCCAAACTGAGAAGACATATCTTAGAAGCAATGACACACATAGCTCTGTGACACATGGGCCATGGCCCTATGCTGGCTCAGATGGGGACCTCACCAGCTGGGTTCCTGAAGTCCTTCAAATGGAAGAAACCAGGACCTTGAGACATTGTCCAGGCCCCTGGCCATTTAATGGGGGAAGGAGGTAGAGTCAGAGGTGTAGGGTGCAGTGCCAGGCCTGACCCTCCCTGCGGGTTACAGCCAGTGCCGGAGGAGCAGCAGCAAGCCCAGCACCAGGCTGATGGCCCCTGTGGTGGGACAGATACCCTTATTGCATAGATGGCCAGAACAGCAGGTGGTGGTGAGGCTGTAGGTGAGGCCCATGTAGCTGACAGGCTCCTCGTGACCACAACTGGCGGAGCGTATGCAGCCCTTGTTGATGATGGGCCCCACACCGTGGGCCGTGCCACGGCCTGTGAAGCAGTCCTCGTCGTCCCCACAATGCATGCGGGTGCCAGGGCACTGCGTGGAGTCAGTGAACTCACAGAAAACACAGTCCTTGATGGCTCTTGCGCTTGGGGACAGGCTCATCAGAAGCAGCAGCCAACCAACGACCATGGTGGCCTGGCGgtgtggatggcacctgagccaGGCCAGGAGCTTCCTGGACAGCAGAGTGTGACCTCCCAGAATGCCTCCTGCCCCTCGTCTTGGCCTGACCTCTGGAGTCTGCACTTGGAACTGGTGTTCCTGGTTCCCAATGCTCTGAGTCCTTCTCTCGGGAGCTCTCACGTCCTTGGGGTAGAGATGGACCAGTGTCACTGCCCACAAGCCTTTGGGCAATAGAACATGGTGACCTCACAGACCCTCAGGATTCCCTGGCTTCTGTGAGTGGAGGAGGGGTTACTGTCTGGGCAGCAGACAAGGGAACAGAGGCACTGTTACCCACCAAGATAAAGACACTGCCAAGGCTCACTAATGTCCCAAGGCCCAGGAGGGAGACTGGCCTGTCCATGGGGCCCCTGTGTTGGCTTAGAACTGCTATAATCTCTTCTAGCTCTTTCAGATAAGATTAGGTGTACAGCTTCTttatcctgttgcagtcaggtgtctGTGGAGAGCCGAGATCCACACTGGGACAGGGACTGCCCTCCACAGACAGCAGGCCCATGCAAAGAAGCTGGAAACACACACTGCCCTGGTTCAGCTCCATGTGCCAAATGGGCAGCTGGAACTCAGAGTCTGGCATACAGCACGTGCTTAATCACAGCATTACTAGGGAGCCCATGAGTCTTCAGTCAGTCCTGTGATTTTTTTAGGAAACTAATCTGCTCTCCTTTAGGATGGAGAAATTGAGGCATTCCCTCAGTGGGGGCAGGGCAGGTCCCACGTTTAAGCTCATTTGACTCAtaaaagtgtggtggcacacacctttaatcccagcactggggaggcagaggtaggaggatcactgtgagttcaggccaccctgagactacatagtgaattccaggtcagcctgggctagaaagagactttaccttgaaaagccaaaaaaagaaagaaagaaaattaaaaatatttgtgaggATTCTTtccgtttttgttttgttgatttgtgtgtgtgtgttttttgaccccccacccccaccccaggtagggtctctctctagcctaggctgacctggaattcactatgtagtcttagggtagccttgaactcacagagatcctcctacctctgccccctgagtgctgggattaaaggcatgcaccaccatgcccagcttgtttttgtttattttatgagacagggtctcatgtagcccaggctggcatccaactcactatgcagccaaggatgaccttaaatttttttaaatgtatttgcaagcagagacagagtatgaggatacaccagggcctctagccactgcagacaaaccagaggcatatgccactttgtgcatctggctttacatggatactgggaaactgagcctgggtcattaggctttgcaaacagttgccatcttaccagccccaacctccaacttctgatcctcctgcctccacctcctgagtgctagtatgaTGGGTGTGTTCCATTTGCACACGTGTATATAttgaggtcagaggttgatgtggaGGGGGTGGTCATTCTCAATCACTCTTCcctttatttactgagaaagGTCTTTCATTTGAACCCAGAACTTGCCAGAGTTTCCCAGCTCGTCCTGGggatccctgtctccacctccccactctGGGAGTACAGGTGGGCTGCTGTGCCTGcctgacatttatgtgggtgctaggtacCTAAATCAAGTCCTTGTGCTTTCTCAGCAAGTACATTATCCACTGAGtgatctccctagccccttttctggttttattgtttgttttgagacaaggtcttgctatgccAAGACtggaccttgagctcacagcagtactccagcctcagcctcctgagttttggatTACATGTAGGCCTGCGCCACCAGACCCTActtgatataaatattttatctcatGATTTCCCGACATCAGCTCCCATCAGGCAGGTGGGCACTTCCTTGTCCCATTCCACAGAGGGGGAAGCCAAGGACTGGGAGGTTATAGGTGACTTGGGACTTGGCTGGGGATCTGGAGGGGGGCCACCCCACACGGATTCTGACTGTTTCTTCATGTCCCCAGCTTCACATGGAGTGATGCTCGTCTGCATCGGGGCCTGGTGACCCTGCTTAC carries:
- the Fam83e gene encoding protein FAM83E produces the protein MAASQLAALEGVESGTGEPRLTEASPGFLYSEGQRLALEALLSKGVEAFRLCVQQEGLRLFLSTDEAQALAVAAEDWIVAGQDPGGSGEGATTTDEDVDSLTYWPRKTEEPAPLLRLGWPEDTAWKGITRAQLYTQPPCEGHPPIKELVRGEIQAACKLVAIVMDIFTDPDLLSDLVDAATRRWVPVYLLLDRQQLPSFLVMAQQLGVNPWATENLDIRTVRGHTFQSRWRRQVTGHVQEKFVLLDGDRVISGSYSFTWSDARLHRGLVTLLTGEIADAFSHEFRTLYAASGPLPPAPTRNLLSPHHVALRCPVAPVSPLLPGGPLAQRLAACRILKGDGQEAPATPGPALSDILRSVRARTASGPPTRPSRSLWDLSRLSQLSGSSDGDNELKKSWDSKDTPARALMRQRGAGGGPWGEMDSRPLAWSQPWGGPLPVTPARRLHYVSPARRRLGDNSASDWTPGSGPGRRR
- the Spaca4 gene encoding sperm acrosome membrane-associated protein 4, which gives rise to MVVGWLLLLMSLSPSARAIKDCVFCEFTDSTQCPGTRMHCGDDEDCFTGRGTAHGVGPIINKGCIRSASCGHEEPVSYMGLTYSLTTTCCSGHLCNKGICPTTGAISLVLGLLLLLRHWL